GCGCGGCATGCTGTTCGAAGCCACACGCGGCGGCGGGGGGGGGCAGACGTTCCTAAGCTGGACCCATCCCGGAATCACCCGGGGAGAGCATTTCCATCTCGACAAGGTCGAGCGCTTCCTGGTCGTTCAGGGTGAAGCGATAATTCGAATTCGCCCGGTGCTCGGCGAGACGGTCAGCGAATTTCGCGTTTCTGGCGATGCGCCAGCCGCAATCGACATGCCGGCCCTGCACACCCACCATATCGTGAACGTCGGGGACACGCCGCTTTTGACATTGTTCTGGACAAACGCTGTTTTCGACCCAGCTGCCCCCGACACTTATGCCGATCCGGTCTTCGGAGCCCAGAAATGAGCGAATTGAAAGTGATGACGATCCTCGGCACACGTCCCGAGATCATCCGCCTGTCGCGCACCATGGCACGGCTTAACACAATTACCAATCACGTGCTTGTCCACACAGGGCAAAATTACGATTTCGAACTCAATGAGGTGTTCTTCGAGGATCTCGGGGTGCGGAAGCCGGATTACTTCCTCGGCACCGGCGGCGGTACGCTAGGCGAAACGCTGGGAAAAATTCTGACCGAAAGCGAAAGGGTGATCCGGAAGGAGAATCCCGACGCCGTGCTCGTACTCGGCGATACCAATTCGGCGATCTCCGCAATAATGGCGCGCCGCATGAAGGTACCCGTCTATCACATGGAAGCCGGCAATCGCAGTTTCGACCGCAACGTGCCAGAAGAAACCAACCGCAAGCTCGTCGATCACATTTCGGACTTCAACCTGGTCTATACCGAGCACGCCCGCCGGCACCTGCTTGCAGAGGGGATTCACCATCGGCGAATCTATCTCACGGGCTCGCCAATGAGAGAAGTCCTCGATCATTATCAGGATCAGATCGGCGCATCAGACGTGCTCGACCGGCTGGGTCTGGAGCGGCGCGGCTATTTTATTGTCTCATTGCACCGCGAGGAGAATGTCGATAGCAGCGATCGGCTCCGTCAATTGCTGGAAGCTCTGAACGCTCTGGCAAACCATTACGATATGCCGGTGATCATCTCAACCCATCCTCGCACACGGAAGCGGCTTGAGGCCATTGTTGAAGCGCCGATCGACGAGCGCGTGCAATATATGAAACCGTTCGGGTTCCACGACTACAACGCGTTGCAAAAGCACTGTTTCTGCGCCGTGTCCGATAGCGGAACCATCGCCGAAGAGAGCTCAATGATGGGCTTCCCCGCGATCACGCCGCGCGATGCGATCGAGCGCCCGGAGGCTCTGGACGTCGGCTGTCTGATCATGACCGGGCTGAACCGCGACACGATTCTTGACGGTGTCGATGCGGTGACCCGGATGTTCGCTGAGCGCGAAGAATTGGGCATCGCGCATCCGGTGCCTGATGATTACACCGTGACCAACACCTCCGAGCGCGTGGTCAGCCTGATCCTTGGGACGGCACGACTGTCCAACAGCTGGGACGGAATACGTCCAAATGACTTGAATTGATTTGCTTGTTCAGATCGGAAGCCAAACAAGCTCGCTTCATCATTATGACCAGACCTGAATATACTGACCTCGATGTAAGTTCCTGCACCGATTTTTCCGTGCGCGCCATGATACAGTCGGCGATTCCGATCTCAGTTTTCAATATGCCAAATCCCGTTCCCGAAGAGACACAATGACGCGTGCCAACCTCCTGTTTCGCTCTGTCGTCGGAAGCGTTGGAGGGCGCGTGTCGGTTTTGATCGCCCCTTTCTTGGTTATGCCCGCGATGCTCGATTATCTGGGTGTACGTGAGTTCGGTGTCTGGATGACCGCAATCGCCATCACAGGTTTCATTCAGTTTGCGGACCTCGGCATAGGATCAGGGCTGCTTACGAGGCTATCCGCTGCACACGCACAAAACGATATGAGCGCGTTTCGTTCCTACGTTGCGAGCAGTTTTGCTGCGCTTCTAATAGTTGCAATCATAGCATCTTTGATCGGGTTGATTTGTCTTCTTTATCTCTCGAACACGCTGTCACCGATCTACAGCGTAACATTGATCGCTTTTGCCTTCAGTATTCCGGGATCGATTATCTATCGTATCTTCTACGCAACAAATCGGATCGTCGCTGCAAATGTCTGGCAGGTCATCGGGGCATTGCTGTCAGTAGGGGTGGCCTTCACTGCGATACGTGCAGGCTTGTCGACCTCTGCGGTAGTTTTCGCCTATGTTATTGTCGGCCCCCTGACGATGCTGGCAGCCACGGTATGGACCTTGTGGAGGGAGGAGGAAAAACGTCCGAAACCTACGGATATCAAAATGTGGGCGACGATTGATCTTATGGGACTTGGTTGGAAATTCTTTATCTTGGCTATTCTGACGGCGGCATCGATGAACGCCGATAACATTCTCATTGCTCTGCGGCTGGGTGAAGCCGCGGTGACACTATATGCAATCCCGGCCCGTATCGGCACATTGCTGACGTTGATCGCCGGAACGATCGCGATGCCTCTGTGGACCATATACGGCGAAGCTATCACGAGCGGCGATCGTACGTGGGTATGGCGCAACGCTTTACTTATGGCGGCCTTGGGTTTTCTGGCTGTAGCTGCAGCAGGCGCGATATTGACAATCGGGATCGACTTTATTCTACACTTGTGGATGGGCCGTTCCTTTTCTGGACAGCACAAGGTTGTTGCCGGACTTGCTATCTTCTCGGCAGTGACCGCTCTCACCGCCCCATTTAACATGATCCTGAATGCCGCCGGTCAAGTTAAACCGCAGATTGTAGCTTGGGGTCTGTTTGTACCACTGGCAATTGGAATGAAATGGGTCCTGCTCCCGCGAGTTGGTACATGGGTTCTTCCGCTGGTCGATGCGCTTTTATATTCGTTGCTAATCAGCCTTCCGATTTTTTTCCTCGCCCGCTTTGTGGTCCGTTCCGATCAAGCTGGCGACACGCCATTCAAGAGCGTGTCGTGATCAAAAAACGTAAGGTTGCATTCCTTGCCGGTGTATTCCCACGCAAGCAGCACTCCTACATTACACGAAACTCCATCGGCGTGATCCAAAACGCGGCGGATGCCTACCAAAAGAACGTAATTGCCGGTTTGGCAAAAAATGACGACGTCGAGGCAGTTGTCGTCAATCTACCGTTCGTCAGCGCATGGCCCTCATCGTTCAAGAAACCATGGTTTCCAAGGGTGCACGATTCCGAAAATGGAGTGTCGATCGATGGCCGCGGCTTCTCAAATGTTTCGCTGATCCGCTATCCCGCGCGAATATTTGCATCGATGCTGGGCTTGAGTGCGAAACAAGCCCGTGATGCCGACACGATTCTGGTTTATTCTGCTCATGTGCCCTTCATGCTTGCGGCGGTGTTGGTCGGTCGCCTGTTCTCGCGTCGCCAGCTTGCGATTATCGTACTAGACTTACCTGAATATATGGGTGCGATGGGGTTAACTCATAAAATATTCGGCGGCTTCAATAAGGTATTTTTTTATCACTTGATCCGATATTTCGACAAATTCGTCGTGCTAACGGAGGCAATGGTTTCGCGCCTTGATATCGACCCGGAAAAAGCCGTGGTGGTCGAAGGCATCGCGTCCTTGAGCCATCGCGGCGCGGAAGCTGCTGCGAACGATGGCCGAGGGGAAACCTTCTTATACACCGGAACACTGGCCCGCCGCTATGGTATCGAAGAGCTCGTGAAGGGTTTCCAGCAAGTCGAATCTCCCGAGGCTGCCTTGTGGATCTGCGGGGCAGGCGAAGGTGCCAGCTTTGTGGCGGCGGCCGCAAAAGCTGATCCTCGCATTGTATTTTTTGGCCAGGTCGATCGGTCGCGGGCCCTGGAACTGCAAAGGGCAGCTGATTTTCTTATCAATCCGCGTAATGGTAACGATGAGTTCGTACGTTACAGCTTCCCGTCCAAGATAATGGAATATCTCACGTCAGGACGGCCAGTAATCATGTACAATCTACCCGGCATTCCTGAAGACTACCACGGGCATTATTTACCCATTCATTCTTCAGGTGCCGCGGGCATTTGCGCGGCAATCACCTCGGCTATCAGTATGCCCGCCAACGCACGCAATGCGCTGGGCGCAATGGCGTCGGATTTTGTCCGGGCGCACAAGGGCCCCCGCGAACAGGTGCGGCGTATATTAGATCTACTTTACCCGCTTTGAACCGCGCTTGGCATTTGCCATACAAGGCCGTTGTCTTTACGGGACCACCCTCGAACCAAGTATGATAAGCGTTGAGAACTTTCCAGCGAAATTGGGCTATCCGTAAATCGCATGACTATTTATCTCATTTTCTGGTCAGTGACGCTCGCGATTGCGTCCATAATAAAATCAAATCGGATGCAAATCGCGTTTTGCGTTGTCGTGTTCCTTTTTGTCGGGCTTCGCTATGAGACCGGTTTTGACTGGCCCGTTTACAAACGTGCCTTCGAATTGCTTTCTGATGATTTCTCGTTAGAAAGTATAATTTTATACTCTCAGACATTTCAAATAGAGATGGGCTGGCTGATCGTATCTGGTGCAGCGGGGCAGATTTTTCCAGAATACGAATTTCTGCAAGCCTTGGTTACTGCAACACTTCTATTGTCGGTGTATAAATTAAGTCGGGCGCTAGGGGTTCGAAATTTTGCTCTCGCGATTTCGATTGCGTCGAGTTTCCTCCTTCTTACATTAATGTTCTCTACAATCAGGCAATGTTTCGCATTGTCAATTTTCAATTTTGCCATCGTAGCTGCGTTAAACAAGCGTTGGAAATTGATGCTGACGCTCTCGGTGTTCGCGGTGAGCGTGCATGTCAGCACATTATTTTACATCCTTGCATTAGTGTACGCGGCTGCGCGTCCCTCTAAATTGCCTACGCCCATGATGGTAATTTTCATGTCGGTTATCGGGATCGGCGGCATTCTCGCGATACCCTTGGTTTCAAACTATCT
The nucleotide sequence above comes from Altererythrobacter aquiaggeris. Encoded proteins:
- a CDS encoding EpsG family protein, which codes for MTIYLIFWSVTLAIASIIKSNRMQIAFCVVVFLFVGLRYETGFDWPVYKRAFELLSDDFSLESIILYSQTFQIEMGWLIVSGAAGQIFPEYEFLQALVTATLLLSVYKLSRALGVRNFALAISIASSFLLLTLMFSTIRQCFALSIFNFAIVAALNKRWKLMLTLSVFAVSVHVSTLFYILALVYAAARPSKLPTPMMVIFMSVIGIGGILAIPLVSNYLPDLLASRVVWYGLDEAFQEISWWQVYFIILGAFIAGFALLSGPIGQKLDNRVTFHRRMILGLAIMCLCTYSLDVVRDRISYEMFLLFSIYLARDDLPLRLLARPIAFALGIFFSMLNIFIPANRIAFMPYQNALTVLVTGEKGDGQFRQESFNRDFDVR
- a CDS encoding glycosyltransferase; this translates as MIKKRKVAFLAGVFPRKQHSYITRNSIGVIQNAADAYQKNVIAGLAKNDDVEAVVVNLPFVSAWPSSFKKPWFPRVHDSENGVSIDGRGFSNVSLIRYPARIFASMLGLSAKQARDADTILVYSAHVPFMLAAVLVGRLFSRRQLAIIVLDLPEYMGAMGLTHKIFGGFNKVFFYHLIRYFDKFVVLTEAMVSRLDIDPEKAVVVEGIASLSHRGAEAAANDGRGETFLYTGTLARRYGIEELVKGFQQVESPEAALWICGAGEGASFVAAAAKADPRIVFFGQVDRSRALELQRAADFLINPRNGNDEFVRYSFPSKIMEYLTSGRPVIMYNLPGIPEDYHGHYLPIHSSGAAGICAAITSAISMPANARNALGAMASDFVRAHKGPREQVRRILDLLYPL
- the wecB gene encoding non-hydrolyzing UDP-N-acetylglucosamine 2-epimerase, encoding MSELKVMTILGTRPEIIRLSRTMARLNTITNHVLVHTGQNYDFELNEVFFEDLGVRKPDYFLGTGGGTLGETLGKILTESERVIRKENPDAVLVLGDTNSAISAIMARRMKVPVYHMEAGNRSFDRNVPEETNRKLVDHISDFNLVYTEHARRHLLAEGIHHRRIYLTGSPMREVLDHYQDQIGASDVLDRLGLERRGYFIVSLHREENVDSSDRLRQLLEALNALANHYDMPVIISTHPRTRKRLEAIVEAPIDERVQYMKPFGFHDYNALQKHCFCAVSDSGTIAEESSMMGFPAITPRDAIERPEALDVGCLIMTGLNRDTILDGVDAVTRMFAEREELGIAHPVPDDYTVTNTSERVVSLILGTARLSNSWDGIRPNDLN
- a CDS encoding oligosaccharide flippase family protein, with translation MTRANLLFRSVVGSVGGRVSVLIAPFLVMPAMLDYLGVREFGVWMTAIAITGFIQFADLGIGSGLLTRLSAAHAQNDMSAFRSYVASSFAALLIVAIIASLIGLICLLYLSNTLSPIYSVTLIAFAFSIPGSIIYRIFYATNRIVAANVWQVIGALLSVGVAFTAIRAGLSTSAVVFAYVIVGPLTMLAATVWTLWREEEKRPKPTDIKMWATIDLMGLGWKFFILAILTAASMNADNILIALRLGEAAVTLYAIPARIGTLLTLIAGTIAMPLWTIYGEAITSGDRTWVWRNALLMAALGFLAVAAAGAILTIGIDFILHLWMGRSFSGQHKVVAGLAIFSAVTALTAPFNMILNAAGQVKPQIVAWGLFVPLAIGMKWVLLPRVGTWVLPLVDALLYSLLISLPIFFLARFVVRSDQAGDTPFKSVS